One Ananas comosus cultivar F153 linkage group 23, ASM154086v1, whole genome shotgun sequence genomic window carries:
- the LOC109728131 gene encoding CRS2-associated factor 2, chloroplastic — protein sequence MPAILPLPTKKPKPKSKTKPTTTTTTTTTTKNPGNGNPNISKPSPALRAAHSRTHYHKPVPPGGAVLGEGERAVVVGASGVSYRLPGAPFEFRFSYSETPRAAPLAIREPAFLPFAPPSMPRPWTGKAPLLSKKEKERRRGKIRLFEPLGGASAEAEAEEGAVVLETRGRRPLELGNYAAGDGRSREEVLGPPLTRAEVRALVRPHLSHNRQVNLGRDGLTHNMLELVHCHWRRQEVCKVRCRGVPTVDMNNICRRLEQWQEKTGGKIIHRIGGIVYLFRGRNYDPRKRPRYPIMLWKPAAPVYPKLIQEAPEGLTKAEADEMRDKGQSLLPICKLAKNGIYISLVKDVRDAFEGSELVKINCEGMHASDYKKLGAKLKELVPCVLLSFDNEQILMWRGKDWKSKYSTPMPSLSKLQLSEGVLQSDVNSSGESTGHSDETTVSKVLWSPKMFSLWKRAIDTQKALMIDGNELSPDSLLKRVEEFEGLSQAAEHSYPALILTGGEEPNAMTAESNDKAKMGISRDPKDHDEEIDGTDNGADYEGSDFDSLETDVESSVPFGSLPIDSIAERLSRDC from the exons ATGCCGGCGATCCTCCCCCTCCCCACCAAGAAGCCGAAGCCGAAGTCGAAGACGaagccgacgacgacgacgacgacgacgacgacgacgaagaaccCCGGAAACGGAAACCCTAACATTAGCAAACCCTCGCCGGCCCTCCGCGCCGCCCACTCCCGCACCCACTACCACAAGCCCGTGCCCCCCGGCGGCGCCGTCCTCGGCGAGGGGGAGCGCGCGGTGGTGGTGGGGGCCTCGGGGGTCTCCTACCGCCTCCCCGGGGCGCCCTTCGAGTTCCGCTTCAGCTACTCCGAGACGCCGCGCGCCGCGCCCCTCGCCATCCGCGAGCCCGCGTTCCTCCCCTTCGCCCCCCCGTCCATGCCGCGGCCGTGGACGGGGAAGGCCCCGCTGCTGTccaagaaggagaaggagcggCGCCGGGGGAAGATCCGGCTCTTCGAGCCCCTCGGAGGTGCGTCCGCGGAAGCGGAGGCGGAAGAGGGCGCCGTGGTGTTGGAGACGAGGGGGAGGAGGCCTCTGGAGCTGGGGAATTACGCGGCGGGGGACGGGAGGAGCAGGGAGGAGGTGTTGGGGCCGCCGCTCACGAGGGCGGAGGTTAGGGCGCTCGTGCGCCCCCATTTGTCCCACAATCGCCAGGTTAATCTTG GAAGGGATGGGTTAACTCACAACATGTTGGAGTTAGTACATTGCCACTGGAGACGGCAGGAAGTTTGTAAAGTTAGATGCAGAGGTGTACCCACTGTTGATATGAACAATATCTGCCGCCGCCTTGAG CAATGGCAGGAGAAAACTGGGGGAAAGATTATACATAGAATAGGAGGCATTGTATATCTATTTCGGGGGAGAAACTACGACCCGCGTAAACGTCCTCGGTATCCTATAATGCTATGGAAGCCAGCTGCTCCCGTCTATCCAAAGCTCATTCAAGAAGCCCCGGAAGGGCTTACAAAAGCAGAAGCCGATGAAATGAGAGACAAAGGGCAAAGCTTGCTACCTATCTGTAAATTAG CAAAGAATGGGATATACATTAGCCTTGTGAAGGATGTAAGGGATGCATTTGAGGGAAGCGAACTCGTAAAGATTAATTGCGAGGGGATGCATGCAAGCGATTACAAGAAGTTAGGTGCAAAGCTGAAG GAACTGGTCCCTTGTGTTCTCTTGTCTTTTGACAATGAGCAGATATTAATGTGGAGAGGCAAAGATTGGAAATCAAAATACTCGACGCCGATGCCCTCTTTATCAAAGCTTCAATTAAGCGAAGGTGTTCTTCAGTCTGATGTGAACAGTTCAG GTGAGTCAACTGGTCATAGTGATGAGACCACTGTGAGTAAAGTATTGTGGAGTCCCAAAATGTTTTCATTGTGGAAGCGAGCAATAGATACACAGAAAGCATTAATGATAGATGGGAATGAACTCAGTCCAGACTCTCTTCTTAAGAGGGTCGAGGAGTTCGAAGGTTTGTCACAGGCTGCAGAGCATTCCTATCCAGCTTTAATACTAACCGGTGGGGAAGAGCCCAATGCTATGACTGCTGAATCGAACGATAAAGCGAAGATGGGGATTAGTCGTGACCCTAAGGATCATGACGAAGAGATCGATGGGACTGACAATGGTGCCGACTATGAAGGTTCTGATTTCGATTCACTTGAGACAGATGTTGAATCGTCAGTTCCTTTTGGTTCTTTACCTATCGACTCCATAGCAGAGAGGCTCAGCAGGGACTGTTAA
- the LOC109728048 gene encoding LOW QUALITY PROTEIN: S-adenosylmethionine synthase-like (The sequence of the model RefSeq protein was modified relative to this genomic sequence to represent the inferred CDS: inserted 2 bases in 1 codon), with protein MEDTFLFTSESVNEGHPDKLCDQISDAVLDACLAQDPDSKVACETCTKTNMVMVFGEITTKANVDYEKIVRDTCRTIGFVSDDVGLDADHCKVLVNIEQQSPDIAQGVHGHFTKRPEEIGAGDQGHMFGYATDETPEFMPLSHVLATKLGARLTEVRKNGTCSWLRPDGKTQVTVEYRNDKGAMVPVRVHTVLISTQHDETVTNDEIAADLKEHVIKPVIPEQYLDEKTIFHLNPSGRFVIGGPHGDXXLTGRKIIIDTYGGWGAHGGGAFSGKDPTKVDRSGAYIVRQAAKSIVANGLARRCLVQVSYAIGVPEPLSVFVETYGTGKIPDKEILQIVKENFDFRPGMITINLDLKKGGNRFLKTAAYGHFGRDDPDFTWEVVKPLKWDKPAA; from the exons atggAGGACACTTTCCTTTTCACATCGGAGTCGGTCAACGAGGGCCACCCCGACAAGCTCTGCGACCAGATCTCCGACGCTGTCCTCGACGCATGCCTGGCCCAGGACCCCGACAGCAAGGTTGCGTGCGAGACCTGCACCAAGACCAACATGGTCATGGTGTTCGGCGAGATCACCACCAAGGCCAACGTGGACTACGAGAAGATCGTCCGCGACACGTGCCGCACCATCGGCTTCGTCTCCGACGACGTGGGCCTCGACGCCGACCACTGCAAGGTGCTCGTCAACATCGAGCAGCAGTCCCCCGACATTGCCCAGGGCGTGCACGGCCACTTCACCAAGCGCCCCGAGGAGATCGGCGCCGGTGACCAGGGCCACATGTTCGGCTACGCCACTGACGAGACCCCTGAATTCATGCCCCTTAGCCATGTTCTCGCCACCAAGCTCGGCGCCCGCCTCACCGAGGTCCGCAAGAACGGCACTTGCTCCTGGCTCCGCCCCGACGGCAAGACCCAG gtCACCGTCGAGTACCGCAACGACAAGGGAGCCATGGTCCCCGTCCGCGTCCACACCGTCCTGATCTCCACCCAGCACGACGAAACGGTGACAAACGACGAGATCGCGGCGGACCTCAAGGAGCACGTGATCAAGCCGGTGATCCCCGAGCAGTACCTGGACGAGAAGACCATCTTCCACCTGAACCCGTCAGGCCGCTTTGTGATCGGCGGGCCCCACGGCGA GNGCCTGACAGGCCGCAAGATCATCATCGACACCTACGGAGGGTGGGGCGCCCACGGTGGCGGCGCCTTCTCGGGCAAGGACCCCACCAAGGTGGACCGCAGCGGGGCCTACATCGTCCGCCAGGCCGCCAAGAGCATCGTGGCCAACGGGCTTGCGCGCCGCTGCCTCGTCCAGGTGTCGTACGCCATCGGCGTGCCGGAGCCGCTCTCGGTGTTCGTCGAAACCTACGGCACGGGCAAGATCCCCGACAAGGAGATCCTGCAGATCGTGAAGGAGAACTTCGACTTCAGGCCGGGGATGATCACCATCAATCTCGACCTGAAGAAGGGCGGGAACCGCTTCTTGAAGACGGCCGCGTACGGGCACTTCGGGAGGGACGACCCCGACTTCACCTGGGAGGTGGTCAAGCCCCTCAAGTGGGACAAGCCCGCCGCTTAA